GACTTCCTCGGCGGCTTCAAATTTGGCATTTTCAGGATCTTGTGTCTGAACGACCTTTGCTTTTAATGCGTCTAGTCCATTTCTTGCCTCAGGGACGAGGATTTTATTTCTATTTCTTCTGGCCATGATATCCCTCCTTTGTGGGTAGGATGCCCAATTTGAAAAATAATCAGCTTCTACTAGATAAATCCTTTTTTATCCAGTATAATAACTACAATCATGTCGGAAAAATCAGTGAAAAAGAGAGTAGTTCTCTGGGAAGAGTCAAAGCGAGTCAGGGATGGTGTGAGCCTGATACGAAACAGAGGATGAAGCGCACTTTTGAGATGTTTGTCTGAAAGCAGTAGGGCAAACCGGAGTAGTCCTCCGTTATCAAGCCAAGCTGGTTCTATTAGAACAAGTAGAGTGGTACCGCGAGTTAACTCTCGTCTCTTCAACATAGAGACGGGAGTTTTTGTTTTCTTAAAGAGATAAAATGGAGGTTATAAATATGAAGTATAAACAGGAGTTTGCAAAGATATTATTTGAAGCACTAGACCATGAAATCCAAGTGAAGGAATTGGAAGTGCTAATCGAAAAACCAAAAAATCAACAGCACGGTGATTTAGCCTTCCCTTGTTTTACATTAGCAAAGATAAAAAGAAAATCACCAAATAGTATTGCTCAAGAGTTAAGTGAAAAGATCCAATCACCAATGATTGAGAAGGTGGAAGTAGTCGGAGCTTATATCAACATCTTCTTAAATAAAAAATTAGTTTCAGAAGATACGATAGCTGAAATTTTCAAGCAACAGGAGAAGTATGGCGCTTTAAACATTGGAAATAATCGCCCTGTAACCATTGACCTTTCATCTCCTAATATCGCTAAGCCATTCTCAATGGGCCATTTGCGTTCAACCGTTATTGGTAACTCTTTAGCATTTATTGTAGAAAAATGTGGATATAAATCCATCCGAATTAACCATATTGGCGACTGGGGCACTCAGTTTGGTAAACTCATTACCGCCTATAAACTATGGGGAGAAGCAGAGAAGGTAAAACTGAACCCTATTAAGGAATTATTAACGCTATATGTTAAATTTCACGATGAAGCAGAAAGTGATCCTTCACTTGTGGAACAGGGAAGAAACTGGTTTAAAAAACTTGAAGACGGTGATGAGGAAGCCACTTCGCTATGGCAGTGGTTCCGTGATGAGTCCTTAAAAGAGTTTTCAAGAATTTATGAATTGATGAATGTCCAATTTGATTCCTTTGCAGGGGAAGCATTTTATAACGATAAAATGGATCGTATCGTCAAGCTGCTGGAGGAAAAACAATTGTTAGTAGAATCTGATCAGGCTCAAGTGGTTGAACTTATAGACGAAGGACTTCCTCCATGCTTAATAAAAAAATCCGATGGAGCTACCCTTTACGCCACGCGTGATTTGGCAGCAGCCCTATACCGTAAAGAAAACTATGATTTTGATCTGTCATTGTACGTTGTCGGTAATGAACAGAGTCTTCATTTTAAACAGTTAATGGCTGTGTTAGAAAAGATGGGATACTCATGGGCAAGCAAGATGGTCCATATTCCGTTCGGAATGATGCTTAAAGATGGAAAGAAGATGTCGACAAGAAAAGGGAAGGTCGTCTTATTAGAGGAAGTCCTAAACGAATCAATCGCTATGGCCAGACATAATATTGAGGAAAAAAATCCTAACCTCACAAACAAGGATACCGTGGCTAAACAGGTCGGGGTAGGGGCGGTCATGTTCCATGACTTAAAGAATTTTAGAATGAATGATATCGAATTTTCACTAGAGGAAATGCTGCGTTTTGAAGGGGAAACGGGCCCTTATGTACAATATACGTATGCCAGAGCGTGCTCTATTTTACGAAAAGGCAACTGGGAGATAGCTAAAGCCGTTCCAGTCTCGTCATCTTCTTGGGAAAAAGAATGGAAGGTTGTGAGTCTGCTTACTGAATTTTCAGGTGCAATTAAAAGAGCTTATGAGCAGTTTGACCCTTCTCAAATTGCCAAATATATTATTGACCTTGCACAAGCCTTTAATAAATATTATGGCGATGTTAAGATCCTTGAAGACAACGCTGAACAACAAGCCCGCTTGGCACTTGTCTATTCTGTGACGATTGTTCTGAAGGAAGGTTTGCGATTATTAGGGATTGAAGCTCCAGAGGAAATGTAAGATAAAATAGTTTAATGAATGGGTTAATTTGGTATAAAATGATGAGGTGTACGGGAGAAAAGAGGAGGAATTAGAAGATGAGTCAACTTTTGCTAAATAATATGGAGTTAGCAAGAAGTTTCTTTATTAAGAATGTGGATGGTGTTGACGAGAGTATAGTTGACGTACAACCTGAAGGATTTAACAACCACATTCATTGGCATGTTGGACATGTGTTAACAGCGACAGAGACTTTGGTATTTGGTTTTACAAAAAATTCAACCAATTTACCGGCAAACTATATGGAACTATTTGCAAGAGGGACAAAGCCAGCTGACTGGAAAGGGGATGTTCCTTCTGTTTCGGTCTTAGTGACTCAGCTAAAAGACCAATTAAATAGAATGAAGGAAATTCCGGTTGAAAGCCTCAGCGTAAAATTAAAAGAGCCATTGCTTGGTCAGGAAACCTTTGGTGAGCTCGTTAATTTTGCTCTATTCCACGAGACTTTGCACCTTGGACATATTCAAGCTATGAAACGTGTTATTGAAACTCGAAAGAATAAATAGATCAGTTAGTTAATATCCACCTATAAGGGTGGATTTTTTTTGCCTAAAGAGTAGTAAAAAGAAGGGGTGGAATAATAAAAAAGTGAAAAACCTGAATTTTACTACTATCTTATATTCAATTGACAGAGGTAACCGTTACCATTATACTCATTTTTGTATTTTTAATAATGTCAATATTTGTCGAAATTAATAGTATATTCTATCTCTTTACATAATTGATAGAACATCAAGAACAGGAGAGGAATTTGTTTGAAGTATTTACTGTTTCTAGCTGCAATCGTTATCATCTTTTTGTTAGCCTATATCGTAAGTAACAATAAGAAAAGGATTAAGGTTAAACCGCTTGTCACTATGCTTGTACTGCAGCTCGTTTTTGCTTTTTTGCTGCTTAATACTGAGGTTGGATTTGTCATTATTACAGCTGTCTCTACATTGTTTGACCATCTTTTAAGCTACGCAGCAGAGGGAATTAACTTTGTATTTGGAGGAATGGCGAATGAAGGTGCTGGACCATTTTTCTTAAATGTACTGCTGCCAATCGTGTTTATTTCTGTGTTAATCGGGATTGCTCAGCATATTAGAATCCTTCCAATTATCATACGCTATCTTGGAATTGTATTAAGTAAGGTAAATGGTTTAGGTAAATTGGAATCCTATAATGCTGTTGCATCTGCAGTTTTCGGTCAATCTGAGGTATTTATCTCGGTAAAAAAACAGCTTCCTTATATACCCCAGCACCGCCTTTATACTTTATGTACGTCCGCGATGTCAACGGTATCTGCCTCAATATTAGGGGCATATATGACGATGATCGATCCGAAATATGTGATTACCGCATTGGTATTAAACTTATTTGGCGGATTTATGATTGCAAATGTTATTAATCCCTATGAAGTTACAGCGGAGGAAGACATAATTGATATTCAAGAAGGAGAAAAACAAACATTCTTCGAAGTCCTTGGAGAATATATTATGGATGGGTTCAAGGTGGCTATTATTGTGGGAGCCATGCTAATCGGTTTTGTTGCTTTAATTAGCATGATTAACCATATATTTGAAGCCATTTTCGGCATTAGCTTCCAGATGGTTTTAGGTTATATCTTCGCACCGCTTGCGTTTATCGTTGGAATTCCACAAGTCGATATGGTTGAAGCCGGTACGATTATGGCAACCAAATTATTATCAAATGAATTTGTGGCGATGATGGATTTAGCAAAGATTTCAGACTCTCTATCAAGTCGCACCGTTGGCATTATATCAGTGTTTCTTGTATCGTTTGCAAACTTCTCCTCGATTGGAATTATTACGGGTGCAGTTAAGGGTCTTAATGAGGCGAAGGGAAATCAAGTAGCAAAGTTTGGATTAAAATTACTATATGGAGCAACACTCGTAAGCTTATTAACAGCGGCAATAACGAGCATTATGCTTTAAAAATAAGGCTGCCTGGAGTTTACTCCAAGCAGCCTTATTTTATGGCTCTTTTCTCAATATTTATTGAATAGCAGGCTTTGCTTGCTTTACTTCATTTATATATTTCTTAGCTTTTTCTGTATCATATTGCTTTTCCCAT
The Neobacillus niacini DNA segment above includes these coding regions:
- the argS gene encoding arginine--tRNA ligase encodes the protein MKYKQEFAKILFEALDHEIQVKELEVLIEKPKNQQHGDLAFPCFTLAKIKRKSPNSIAQELSEKIQSPMIEKVEVVGAYINIFLNKKLVSEDTIAEIFKQQEKYGALNIGNNRPVTIDLSSPNIAKPFSMGHLRSTVIGNSLAFIVEKCGYKSIRINHIGDWGTQFGKLITAYKLWGEAEKVKLNPIKELLTLYVKFHDEAESDPSLVEQGRNWFKKLEDGDEEATSLWQWFRDESLKEFSRIYELMNVQFDSFAGEAFYNDKMDRIVKLLEEKQLLVESDQAQVVELIDEGLPPCLIKKSDGATLYATRDLAAALYRKENYDFDLSLYVVGNEQSLHFKQLMAVLEKMGYSWASKMVHIPFGMMLKDGKKMSTRKGKVVLLEEVLNESIAMARHNIEEKNPNLTNKDTVAKQVGVGAVMFHDLKNFRMNDIEFSLEEMLRFEGETGPYVQYTYARACSILRKGNWEIAKAVPVSSSSWEKEWKVVSLLTEFSGAIKRAYEQFDPSQIAKYIIDLAQAFNKYYGDVKILEDNAEQQARLALVYSVTIVLKEGLRLLGIEAPEEM
- a CDS encoding DinB family protein, which produces MSQLLLNNMELARSFFIKNVDGVDESIVDVQPEGFNNHIHWHVGHVLTATETLVFGFTKNSTNLPANYMELFARGTKPADWKGDVPSVSVLVTQLKDQLNRMKEIPVESLSVKLKEPLLGQETFGELVNFALFHETLHLGHIQAMKRVIETRKNK
- a CDS encoding NupC/NupG family nucleoside CNT transporter, with amino-acid sequence MKYLLFLAAIVIIFLLAYIVSNNKKRIKVKPLVTMLVLQLVFAFLLLNTEVGFVIITAVSTLFDHLLSYAAEGINFVFGGMANEGAGPFFLNVLLPIVFISVLIGIAQHIRILPIIIRYLGIVLSKVNGLGKLESYNAVASAVFGQSEVFISVKKQLPYIPQHRLYTLCTSAMSTVSASILGAYMTMIDPKYVITALVLNLFGGFMIANVINPYEVTAEEDIIDIQEGEKQTFFEVLGEYIMDGFKVAIIVGAMLIGFVALISMINHIFEAIFGISFQMVLGYIFAPLAFIVGIPQVDMVEAGTIMATKLLSNEFVAMMDLAKISDSLSSRTVGIISVFLVSFANFSSIGIITGAVKGLNEAKGNQVAKFGLKLLYGATLVSLLTAAITSIML